In the genome of Clostridia bacterium, one region contains:
- a CDS encoding ABC transporter ATP-binding protein, with product MYAIETYKLTKVFSGYKAVNELDLKVPMGSIYGFLGPNGAGKTTTIKMLTGLSKPESGKIKICGREVSFGSVKNREEIGYLPDVPSFYNWMYPEEFLIFSGELLGMDRRVIKNKIEELLELVGLSDVKKKIGGFSRGMKQRLGIAQALISNPKVVFLDEPTSALDPIGRKEVMDIIQKLSGKVTVFFSTHILSDIERVCDRVIILDKGKAIIEDTLDNLRREYSMRLIALEVENATDIEKTIGIVKEQKYISSIKVNEENEIRLSVADMREAQLKIPGILSGYNIPLKKFCIIEPSLEEIFIKVVNRQ from the coding sequence ATGTATGCAATAGAGACATATAAACTTACAAAGGTTTTCAGTGGATACAAGGCAGTAAACGAACTCGATCTTAAAGTGCCTATGGGTTCCATATACGGCTTTTTGGGACCGAATGGAGCAGGAAAAACAACTACGATAAAAATGCTGACAGGTTTATCAAAGCCTGAATCAGGTAAAATAAAAATATGCGGCAGAGAAGTGAGCTTCGGGAGTGTGAAAAACAGGGAGGAGATAGGGTATTTGCCCGATGTTCCCTCCTTCTATAACTGGATGTATCCGGAAGAGTTTTTGATCTTTTCAGGAGAACTTCTTGGTATGGATAGAAGAGTAATAAAAAACAAAATAGAGGAGCTTCTGGAACTTGTCGGGTTAAGTGATGTGAAAAAGAAAATCGGTGGCTTTTCAAGAGGAATGAAACAAAGGCTCGGAATCGCGCAAGCCCTTATCAGTAATCCGAAGGTAGTGTTTCTGGATGAACCGACCTCAGCATTGGACCCCATAGGAAGGAAAGAAGTAATGGACATAATACAGAAGCTTTCCGGAAAGGTTACAGTGTTTTTTTCTACACACATCCTTTCAGATATAGAAAGAGTATGTGACAGGGTAATTATACTGGATAAGGGTAAAGCCATAATAGAAGATACACTTGACAACCTTAGAAGAGAGTATTCGATGCGCTTAATTGCATTAGAAGTTGAGAATGCTACTGATATTGAGAAAACAATAGGAATAGTTAAGGAACAGAAATATATAAGCAGTATTAAAGTGAATGAAGAAAATGAAATCAGACTGAGTGTAGCAGATATGAGGGAAGCACAGCTGAAAATACCTGGAATTTTATCTGGGTACAATATACCATTGAAAAAATTCTGTATTATTGAACCTTCTCTGGAGGAGATTTTCATTAAGGTGGTGAACAGGCAATGA
- a CDS encoding PLDc N-terminal domain-containing protein, translated as MDKTTIIMMAVPLIIIQFGLQLTAMVKLIKNRNIKAEQKAIWAIVIVISGYIGSIVYFVARKDD; from the coding sequence ATGGACAAAACAACAATAATAATGATGGCAGTGCCCTTAATTATCATTCAATTCGGACTTCAGCTCACAGCTATGGTTAAGTTGATAAAAAATCGGAATATCAAGGCTGAACAAAAGGCTATATGGGCTATTGTAATTGTTATTTCAGGCTATATTGGCTCTATAGTATATTTTGTTGCCAGAAAGGATGACTAG